From the Myripristis murdjan chromosome 14, fMyrMur1.1, whole genome shotgun sequence genome, one window contains:
- the sertm1 gene encoding serine-rich and transmembrane domain-containing protein 1, with protein MSGMDVPLLVDHNETGLSPVDNGTFLRFSPTSVSTSAAASSPGRTGNVYVYVWIFLGLLVFLLTLLIISLHRLKNIITSSSSVPDCSSEGGSSFTNMEICSISSQRSTISSLSS; from the coding sequence ATGTCAGGGATGGACGTCCCATTATTGGTTGACCATAACGAGACGGGACTCTCTCCAGTGGACAACGGGACCTTCCTCCGCTTCTCTCCAACCTCCGTTTCCACGTCAGCGGCCGCCTCCTCACCAGGACGGACAGGGAATGTTTACGTTTACGTGTGGATCTtcctgggcctgctggtgtTCCTGCTGACGCTGCTCATCATCTCCCTCCACAGGCTGAAGAACATCATcacgtcctcctcctctgtccctgACTGCAGCAGCGAGGGGGGGAGCTCCTTCACCAACATGGAGATCTGCAGCATCTCCTCTCAGAGGTCCACCATCTCCTCGCTGTCCAGCtga
- the nbeaa gene encoding neurobeachin a isoform X5 gives MARSATICLKVLAYSEGLHGKWMFSEIRAVFSRRYLLQNTGLEVFMANRTSVMFNFPDQATVKRVVYSLPRVGVGTSYGLPQARRISLATPRQLFKSSNMTQRWQRREISNFEYLMFLNTIAGRTYNDLNQYPVFPWVLTNYDSEELDLTLPGNFRDLSKPIGALNPKRAAFYAERYETWEDDGTPPHHYTTLYSTAHTTLSWMLRIEPFTTFFLNANDKKFDHPERAFSGIGRSWRNCQRDTADVKELIPEFYYLPEMFVNSNEYELGVRDDGVPVCDVELPAWAKKPEDFVRINRMALESEFVSCQLHQWIDLIFGYKQRGPEAVRALNVFNFLSYEGAVNLDNLDAAQRESMEAQIQACGQIPSQLLIEPHPPRSSAMHLCFLPQSPLMFKDQMQQDVIMVLKFPSNSPVTHVAANTLPHLSIPAAVTVTCSRLFAVNRWHNTVGLRGAPGYSLEQAHHLPIEMDPLIANNSGVNKRQITDLVDQSIQINTHCFVVTADNRYILVCGFWDKSFRVYSTETGKLTQIVFGHWDVVTCLARSESYIGGDCYIVSGSRDATLLLWYWSGRHHIIGDNPNNSDYPAPRAVLTGHDHEVVCVSVCAELGLVISGAKEGPCLVHTITGDLLRALEGPELCQRPRLISVSSEGHCIICYERGRFCNFSINGKLLAQMEVNDSTRAILLSSDGQNLVTGGDNGVVEVWQACDFKQLYIYPGCDAGIRAMDLSHDQRTLITGMASGSIVAFNIDFNRWHYEHQNRY, from the exons ATGGCCAGGAGTGCAACAATATGCCTTAAG GTCCTGGCCTACTCTGAGGGTCTGCATGGTAAATGGATGTTCAGTGAGATCCGAGCCGTGTTCTCCAGACGCTACCTGCTGCAGAATACCGGGCTAGAGGTCTTCATGGCCAACAGGA CGTCTGTGATGTTTAACTTCCCCGACCAGGCCACAGTGAAGAGGGTGGTCTACAGTCTGCCAAGAGTGGGCGTGGGAACGAGCTACGGCCTGCCACAGGCCAG GCGGATCTCGTTGGCCACGCCTCGTCAGCTGTTCAAGTCCTCCAACATGACACAGCGCTGGCAGCGGAGAGAGATCTCCAACTTTGAGTACCTCATGTTCCTCAACACTATTGCAG GGAGAACCTATAATGATTTGAACCAATACCCTGTCTTCCCCTGGGTCTTGACCAACTATGACTCTGAGGAGCTGGATCTCACACTACCTGGCAATTTCAGAGACCTCTCCAAG CCCATCGGAGCACTGAACCCCAAGCGGGCAGCGTTTTATGCAGAACGCTATGAGACGTGGGAGGACGACGGCACACCTCCTCATCATTACACAACCTTATACTCTACTGCTCATACAACACTGTCGTGGATGCTCAGGATA GAGCCCTTTACGACATTTTTCCTCAATGCCAATGACAAAAAGTTTGACCATCCAGAGAGAGCTTTCTCCGGGATCGGACGCTCGTGGAGGAACTGCCAGAGGGACACGGCCGATGTCAAG GAGCTGATCCCCGAGTTCTACTACCTGCCAGAGATGTTTGTCAATAGTAATGAGTATGAATTGGGGGTGCGGGATGACGGGGTACCAGTCTGTGATGTGGAGCTTCCCGCCTGGGCCAAGAAACCTGAGGACTTTGTCCGCATCAACCGTATG GCGCTGGAGAGCGAGTTTGTGTCGTGCCAACTCCACCAGTGGATTGACCTAATATTTGGCTACAAGCAGCGAGGACCTGAAGCAGTCCGAGCTCTCAACGTGTTCAACTTCCTGTCCTACGAGGGAGCCGTCAACCTAGACAATCTAGACGCTGCGCAACGGGAG tcaaTGGAGGCCCAGATTCAGGCCTGTGGTCAGATTCCCTCCCAGCTGCTGATTGAGCCACATCCCCCTCGCTCCTCTGCCATGCACCTG TGTTTCCTTCCTCAGAGCCCTCTGATGTTTAAGGATCAGATGCAGCAGGATGTCATCATGGTGCTCAAGTTCCCCTCCAACTCCCCAGTCACACACGTGGCAGCAAACACACTCCCCCACCTCAGTATACCAGCAGCCGTGACTGTCACTTGTAGCCGGCTGTTTGCTGTCAACCGCTGGCACAACACAGTCG GTCTCCGTGGAGCTCCAGGATACTCCCTGGAACAGGCTCATCATCTGCCCATTGAGATGGACCCTCTCATAG CAAACAACTCAGGCGTGAACAAGCGTCAGATCACTGACCTGGTGGACCAGAGCATCCAGATCAACACTCACTGTTTTGTGGTTACCGCCGACAACCGCTACATCCTCGTCTGTGGCTTCTGGGACAAGAGCTTCCGCGTCTACTCCACTGAAACCG GCAAGCTGACCCAGATAGTGTTTGGCCACTGGGATGTGGTGACGTGTCTGGCCAGGTCAGAGTCCTACATCGGAGGAGACTGCTATATTGTGTCTGGCTCCAGAGACGccactctgctgctgtggtaCTGGAGCGGACGACACCACATCATAGGGGACAACCCCAATAACA GTGACTACCCTGCTCCTCGAGCAGTACTGACAGGCCATGACcatgaggtggtgtgtgtgtctgtctgtgcagagCTGGGACTGGTCATCAGTGGAGCTAAAG AGGGCCCATGCCTGGTCCACACCATCACAGGAGACCTGCTGAGGGCCCTGGAGGGGCCCGAGCTATGCCAGCGGCCCCGTCTCATCTCGGTCTCCAGTGAGGGTCACTGCATCATCTGCTACGAGAGAGGCCGCTTCTGCAACTTCAGCATAAATGGGAAACTGCTGGCCCAGATGGAGGTCAACGACTCCACACGG GCAATCCTGTTGAGTAGTGATGGGCAGAACCTGGTGACGGGAGGTGATAACGGGGTTGTGGAGGTGTGGCAGGCATGTGACTTCAAGCAGCTTTACATCTACCCAGGCTGTGATGCCGGCATCCGCGCCATGGACCTCTCACATGACCAGAG GACTCTGATCACCGGCATGGCGTCCGGCAGCATCGTAGCGTTCAACATCGACTTCAACCGCTGGCACTACGAGCACCAGAACAGGTACTGA